One genomic region from Spirosoma sp. KCTC 42546 encodes:
- the lysA gene encoding diaminopimelate decarboxylase has translation MQLNNQTYQIQGVDVLDIADEFGLPLYVYDADKIIEKIGLLRSSFAGVNLKIKYAAKALTNVSILKLMRQQGVEMDSVSVNEARMGMLAGFAPGQIMFTPSGVSFGEIREAIDMGLQLNVDSLPLLEWVGQNYGSQVPVSIRINPHISEGGNIKISTGHADSKFGISILQRVDMLSIVEQYGISVVGLHIHTGSDFKNANAFLKGADVLFDLASDYPNLTFIDFGSGFKVAYKEGDHITDVPELGRQVSAAFQNFCQQYGRNLELWFEPGKFLVSESGHLLVKTNIVKENPTRTFVAVDSGLNHLIRPMMYDSYHDIKNISNPTGSTKTYNVVGYICETDTFATDRPLPEVRPGDVLSFENAGAYGFSMSSNYNARFRPAEVLVYEGKPYVIRQRETFEDLMRGQVDLSIFNQQEILNV, from the coding sequence ATGCAACTAAATAACCAAACCTACCAGATTCAGGGCGTTGATGTACTGGACATAGCCGACGAGTTCGGGTTGCCATTGTATGTATATGATGCCGACAAAATTATCGAAAAAATAGGCTTGCTCCGGTCTTCATTCGCCGGGGTCAACCTGAAGATAAAATACGCAGCGAAGGCATTGACTAATGTGTCGATTTTGAAATTGATGCGGCAGCAGGGTGTAGAAATGGATTCGGTTTCGGTCAACGAAGCGCGGATGGGTATGCTGGCTGGTTTTGCGCCCGGTCAGATTATGTTTACGCCCAGCGGAGTTTCGTTTGGCGAAATCCGCGAAGCTATCGACATGGGGCTACAGTTAAATGTAGATAGTTTGCCGTTGCTGGAGTGGGTTGGACAAAACTACGGAAGCCAGGTGCCCGTTAGCATTCGTATCAATCCACACATCAGCGAAGGCGGCAATATCAAAATTTCGACGGGTCATGCCGATTCCAAATTCGGTATTTCGATTCTGCAACGGGTCGATATGCTGTCCATCGTGGAACAGTACGGAATTTCGGTGGTGGGATTGCATATTCATACGGGTTCAGATTTCAAAAATGCCAATGCCTTTCTGAAAGGAGCCGACGTGTTGTTCGATCTGGCCAGCGATTACCCTAACCTGACGTTTATTGACTTTGGCAGTGGGTTCAAGGTGGCATATAAAGAGGGTGACCACATTACAGATGTTCCCGAATTGGGCCGTCAGGTGTCGGCTGCTTTCCAGAATTTCTGCCAACAATACGGGCGTAACCTGGAATTGTGGTTCGAACCCGGCAAATTTTTGGTCAGCGAGAGCGGGCATTTGCTGGTTAAAACCAACATCGTCAAAGAAAACCCAACACGGACATTCGTAGCGGTAGATTCGGGGCTGAACCACCTTATTCGACCCATGATGTACGATTCGTATCACGACATCAAAAACATCTCGAATCCAACAGGCTCGACGAAAACCTACAACGTGGTGGGCTATATCTGCGAGACAGATACGTTTGCCACAGATCGCCCCTTGCCTGAAGTTCGGCCGGGAGATGTGCTGTCGTTTGAGAATGCCGGAGCCTATGGTTTCAGCATGTCATCGAATTATAACGCCCGCTTTCGCCCTGCCGAAGTACTGGTTTACGAAGGCAAGCCCTACGTAATTCGCCAGCGCGAGACCTTTGAGGACTTGATGCGAGGGCAGGTAGATTTATCAATTTTTAATCAACAGGAGATACTAAATGTATAA
- a CDS encoding alkaline phosphatase produces the protein MYKIQFLLLLTLLSPLVVFSQQTSKRPVPVARSTPKSASQNNLQSGPMVGYSEMREVMLWVQTKQPAKVQIRYHEVDKPTVNYLTNEVQTNRQTAFTAHLLADQVEPGKKYTYELLIEGQKVSLPYPTQFQTQPLWQWRTDPPTFHFGVGSCTYVNEPEVDRPGKPYGDGYEIFTSIAAKKPDFMLWTGDNTYTREVDWNTRSGVLRRYTHTRSLPEMQPLLANTHNYATWDDHDYGPNDADRSYWLKPVTLEAFKLFWANPNFVFPEGCAGTFFWNDCQFFLLDDRTFRAPNDMPDGPEKAYYGDKQIQWLMDAMTFSKATFKFIVTGGQIVNPTEAFENYSIYGTERNRLFKAITDAKIPGVLFLTGDRHHSILHKLDRAGTYPLYDLTISPLTSSVAQPRADELKQPTYVANTLVAERNFGLLSVSGPLKDRVLTIKVYDQKGTERWTREIRANELK, from the coding sequence ATGTACAAAATTCAATTCCTCTTACTACTCACGTTATTAAGTCCGTTGGTGGTATTTAGCCAGCAGACGTCGAAACGACCGGTACCGGTTGCTCGATCAACCCCAAAATCAGCCAGTCAAAATAACCTCCAGTCTGGCCCGATGGTTGGGTATTCGGAAATGCGCGAGGTGATGCTATGGGTACAAACCAAACAACCGGCCAAAGTCCAGATTCGCTATCATGAAGTCGACAAACCGACGGTTAATTACCTAACCAACGAAGTACAAACCAACCGGCAAACGGCTTTTACAGCCCACCTGCTCGCCGATCAGGTGGAACCCGGAAAAAAGTACACATACGAACTGTTGATCGAGGGCCAGAAGGTGAGCCTGCCCTACCCGACCCAGTTTCAGACCCAACCCCTGTGGCAGTGGCGGACCGACCCTCCGACGTTTCACTTCGGCGTCGGAAGTTGCACGTACGTCAACGAACCTGAGGTAGATCGCCCCGGCAAACCGTATGGGGATGGCTACGAGATTTTTACGTCGATAGCCGCCAAGAAACCCGATTTCATGCTTTGGACGGGCGATAACACCTACACCCGAGAGGTAGACTGGAACACACGCTCGGGCGTTCTCCGACGGTATACCCACACGCGCTCGCTGCCCGAAATGCAGCCGCTACTGGCCAATACGCACAACTACGCAACCTGGGACGACCACGATTACGGCCCTAATGACGCCGATCGGTCTTACTGGCTCAAACCCGTCACGCTCGAAGCCTTTAAGCTATTTTGGGCGAACCCGAATTTTGTGTTTCCTGAAGGTTGCGCGGGTACATTTTTCTGGAACGATTGCCAGTTTTTCCTCCTCGACGACCGTACATTCCGGGCACCAAACGACATGCCTGACGGCCCCGAGAAAGCCTATTATGGCGATAAACAGATACAATGGTTGATGGATGCGATGACGTTCAGCAAAGCCACGTTCAAGTTTATTGTAACGGGTGGTCAGATCGTCAACCCAACAGAAGCTTTCGAAAATTACTCCATTTACGGCACTGAACGCAACCGCTTATTCAAAGCCATTACCGATGCTAAGATTCCGGGCGTTCTCTTCCTCACCGGCGACCGGCACCACTCTATCCTTCACAAATTAGATCGGGCGGGAACGTATCCTTTGTATGATTTAACCATCTCCCCTCTGACATCGTCGGTGGCTCAACCGCGCGCGGATGAGCTAAAACAACCCACTTATGTGGCTAACACGTTAGTAGCTGAGCGCAATTTTGGCCTTCTGAGCGTCAGTGGCCCGTTGAAAGATCGGGTGCTAACCATAAAAGTCTACGACCAGAAAGGCACCGAACGCTGGACGAGAGAGATACGAGCTAATGAGTTGAAATAG
- a CDS encoding gliding motility-associated C-terminal domain-containing protein, with amino-acid sequence MRFVYTIGLWGLFLGIVLFPSITQATHVRAGEITTKRISQTSLTYLVTFTAYYDEVKGRQAADQAEPYTFCFGDGSTLEVKRSRRQYINGRTSSVNSYTAIHTYPGPGVYTIGITVPNRNADTKNLPPPATSDQIRFFVSTTILINAALLTNSTPVMLNPPLDSGRVGQKFCHNPAAFDADGDSLAYRLSVPKTSLTDNGCIGRDIPVYQDPTRFSTSSEAGGTPTFTINPITGELCWDAPGEIGQFNFAFIIEEWRNGVLIGEITRDMQIIVTDSPNKRPLIAPIPDLCVEAGTLITQPVTATDPDGQRVIITGFGGVFNVGQDGLALAPGELIQPAYARLINGGIPQPQPATATFSWQTNCNQLRDAPYDVTFKVNDVPNKPTPSLVSFQTFRIQLVGPAIKNLTARPTVAANGRAVQLSWDAYTCGNTGTTITIYRKAGCQVDDLPPCVTGVPAGYTKIAEVASTATSYIDTTTLNRGGSYSYRVVAVYPDVNGGFNGGVSLSSNKACLELPLLSPVITQVTVDSTSANGQITVKWTRPLGLNPSDLSGPYQYRLQRATDLNGTNFVPIATINTTLLPTAPDTIYVDRGTPTSTLNTANSAYRYRLEFYYTNNGTLTRLDVTDAASSVRLAAAPANRQIVLSWQANTPWSNDNQTHDIYRSRSGPNGPFNKIREVRVSTPTYTFTDDGSDTFLADGNTSRVLSADSSYCYRVMTRGQYTDTQLSRLGILQNYSQILCAQPGDTTRPCPPNLSVDSLNCASLSTESLCDQTSFTNKLTWTPGSGPTCDPNIASYKIYYGRYRTDTLGVLSSVDAPTMKYDHSGLSTVAGCYYVTAVSKRGLESSPSNQVCVDACPSFVLPNVFTPNGDGKNDVFAPLHCPRFVSSVSFVVYNRWGAKLYETSGATLAWDGRSSDGVDLPTGLYYYQASVRFALLDKNAPPQIIKGWVQILREGVSAR; translated from the coding sequence ATGCGGTTCGTTTACACTATTGGGCTTTGGGGGCTTTTTTTAGGCATTGTACTATTTCCCTCTATAACTCAGGCCACACACGTGCGGGCTGGGGAGATTACCACCAAACGGATTTCTCAAACCTCACTCACCTATCTGGTTACGTTTACAGCCTATTACGATGAAGTAAAAGGCCGACAGGCGGCTGATCAGGCTGAACCTTATACCTTTTGTTTTGGAGATGGCTCTACCTTGGAAGTTAAACGGAGTCGTCGTCAATATATCAACGGTCGCACATCGTCAGTCAACTCCTACACGGCTATTCATACCTATCCGGGGCCGGGCGTGTATACCATTGGCATAACCGTGCCCAACCGAAACGCGGACACAAAAAATTTACCCCCTCCTGCTACATCTGATCAAATTCGTTTTTTCGTATCGACAACGATTTTGATCAATGCAGCCCTACTGACCAACTCCACCCCCGTCATGCTCAACCCACCCCTGGACTCAGGACGTGTGGGCCAGAAGTTCTGCCACAACCCAGCCGCCTTCGATGCCGATGGCGATAGCCTTGCCTACCGACTCAGTGTTCCCAAAACCTCATTGACAGATAACGGCTGTATTGGTAGAGACATTCCGGTGTATCAAGACCCAACCCGATTTAGCACGTCCAGTGAAGCGGGAGGCACACCCACCTTTACCATCAATCCCATCACCGGCGAACTCTGCTGGGATGCTCCGGGAGAAATAGGCCAATTTAACTTTGCGTTCATCATTGAGGAATGGCGCAACGGGGTGCTCATCGGGGAGATCACCCGCGACATGCAGATCATCGTCACCGATAGCCCCAACAAACGGCCCCTCATTGCCCCCATCCCCGACCTATGCGTCGAGGCAGGCACCCTCATCACCCAACCCGTCACGGCCACCGACCCCGATGGGCAACGCGTCATCATCACCGGTTTCGGGGGCGTTTTCAACGTCGGCCAGGATGGACTCGCCCTGGCACCGGGCGAGCTGATCCAGCCCGCCTACGCCCGACTCATCAACGGGGGCATACCCCAGCCCCAGCCCGCCACGGCCACCTTCTCCTGGCAAACCAACTGCAACCAGCTCCGCGACGCCCCCTACGATGTGACCTTCAAGGTCAATGATGTGCCCAACAAACCCACCCCCTCGCTGGTTTCCTTCCAGACCTTCCGCATCCAGCTGGTGGGACCTGCCATCAAAAATCTGACGGCAAGACCAACTGTGGCTGCCAACGGGCGAGCTGTCCAGCTCAGCTGGGATGCTTATACCTGCGGAAACACGGGCACCACCATCACCATCTACCGCAAAGCAGGTTGTCAGGTCGATGACTTGCCACCGTGCGTCACGGGTGTACCAGCAGGGTATACCAAAATAGCAGAGGTCGCTAGTACAGCCACTTCCTATATCGACACTACTACCCTTAATCGGGGAGGCAGTTACAGCTATCGGGTCGTAGCCGTCTATCCAGATGTCAATGGTGGATTCAATGGTGGCGTCAGCCTCTCTTCGAACAAAGCCTGTTTGGAGTTACCGCTATTGTCACCCGTCATCACACAGGTGACCGTCGATTCGACCAGCGCCAATGGACAAATCACTGTCAAATGGACCCGACCTCTCGGACTCAACCCCTCCGACCTATCCGGTCCCTACCAGTACCGACTCCAGCGAGCCACCGATCTGAACGGCACCAACTTCGTGCCCATCGCGACCATCAACACCACCCTGCTGCCGACAGCCCCCGATACCATTTACGTTGATCGAGGAACACCCACCTCAACCCTCAACACGGCGAACAGTGCCTATCGCTACCGGCTGGAGTTCTACTACACCAACAACGGCACCCTGACCCGGCTCGATGTGACCGATGCGGCCTCCTCCGTTCGACTAGCTGCTGCCCCAGCCAACCGCCAGATCGTTCTCTCCTGGCAGGCCAACACCCCCTGGTCCAATGACAACCAGACCCACGACATCTACCGGTCCCGATCAGGTCCCAATGGACCCTTCAACAAAATCCGGGAAGTACGGGTGAGCACTCCCACCTACACCTTCACCGATGATGGCTCGGACACGTTCCTGGCCGATGGCAACACCAGCCGGGTGCTCTCAGCCGACTCTTCCTACTGCTACCGGGTGATGACCCGGGGCCAGTACACCGATACCCAACTGAGCCGACTGGGCATCCTGCAAAACTACAGCCAGATCCTCTGTGCCCAGCCCGGCGACACCACCCGCCCCTGTCCGCCCAACCTGAGTGTCGACTCCTTGAACTGTGCCAGTCTGAGTACCGAAAGCCTCTGTGATCAGACCAGCTTCACCAACAAGCTGACTTGGACACCCGGCTCGGGTCCCACCTGTGATCCTAACATTGCCAGCTACAAGATCTATTATGGCCGCTACCGCACCGACACGCTGGGCGTGCTCAGTAGTGTGGATGCCCCCACCATGAAGTATGATCACAGTGGCTTGTCGACCGTAGCGGGTTGTTACTATGTGACGGCGGTCAGCAAGCGGGGCTTGGAGAGCAGCCCTTCCAACCAGGTGTGTGTGGATGCGTGCCCCAGTTTTGTGTTGCCCAATGTGTTCACCCCCAATGGGGATGGCAAGAATGATGTGTTTGCGCCGTTGCACTGTCCGCGGTTCGTCTCCAGTGTTAGTTTTGTGGTTTACAACCGGTGGGGTGCCAAGCTGTACGAGACGAGTGGAGCGACTCTGGCCTGGGATGGCAGGAGCAGTGATGGGGTGGACCTACCTACGGGCTTGTATTATTACCAGGCCAGTGTGCGTTTTGCCCTGCTGGACAAGAACGCTCCCCCCCAGATCATCAAGGGATGGGTCCAGATCCTGCGGGAAGGCGTATCGGCCAGGTAA
- a CDS encoding gliding motility-associated C-terminal domain-containing protein — translation MRFVYTIGLMGLFLGAVLCPTSSQATHVRAGEITTKRISQTSLTYQITFTAYFDELGGRAASNQAESYTICFGDGSTAEVKRSIRKAINGNTSSIDVYTTTHTYPGPGVYTIGVTVQNRNQGTINLPPPGESQNIAFFVSTTILINAALLTNSTPVMLNPPLDSGRVGQKFCHNPAAFDADGDSLAYRLSVPKTSLTTSGCSGRDIPVYQTPTRFSTASEAGGTPTFTINPITGELCWDAPGQIGQYNFAFIIEEWRNGVLIGEITRDMQIIVTDSPNKRPLIAPIPDLCVEAGTLITQPVTATDPDGQRVIITGFGGVFNVGQDGLALAPGELIQPAYARLINGGIPQPQPATATFSWQTNCNQLRDAPYDVTFKVNDVPNKPTPSLVSFQTFRIQLVGPAIKNLTARPTATANGRAIQLTWDAYACGTAGTTITIYRKEGCEDKPLGPCETGVPAGYTKIATVPSTATTYTDTTTLKRGVSYAYRLVAVYPDVNGGFNGGVSLASNKACLELPLLAPVITQVTVDSTSATGQITVRWTRPLGLNPADLSGPYQYRLQRATDLNGTNFVPIATINTTLLPTAPDTIYVDRGTPTSTLNTANSAYRYRLEFYYTNNGTLTRLDVTDAASSVRLAAAPANRQIVLSWQANTPWSNDNQTHDIYRSRSGPNGPFNKIREVRVSTPTYTFTDDGSDTYVVDGNTSRVLSADSSYCYRVMTRGQYTDTQLSRLGILQNYSQILCAQPGDTTRPCPPNLSVDSLNCASLSTESLCDQTSFTNKLTWTPGSGPTCDPNIASYKIYYGRYRTDTLGVLSSVDAPTMKYDHSGLSTVAGCYYVTAVSKRGLESSPSNQVCVDACPSFVLPNVFTPNGDGKNDVFAPLHCPRFVSSVSFVVYNRWGAKLYETSGATLAWDGRSSDGVDLPTGLYYYQASVRFALLDKNALPQIIKGWVQILREGVSAR, via the coding sequence ATGCGGTTTGTTTACACTATTGGACTGATGGGCCTTTTTTTGGGCGCGGTGCTGTGTCCCACCAGTAGTCAGGCCACACACGTGCGGGCTGGGGAGATTACCACCAAACGGATTTCTCAAACCTCACTTACTTACCAGATTACTTTTACCGCTTATTTCGATGAGCTAGGGGGTAGAGCAGCATCTAACCAGGCGGAGTCATACACGATTTGTTTTGGTGATGGATCCACAGCCGAAGTCAAGCGAAGCATTCGAAAGGCGATCAATGGTAACACCTCATCCATTGACGTTTATACCACAACGCATACCTATCCGGGGCCGGGCGTGTATACCATTGGTGTTACCGTTCAAAACCGAAATCAGGGAACAATCAATTTACCTCCACCGGGTGAGTCACAGAATATTGCCTTTTTCGTATCGACAACGATTTTGATCAATGCAGCCCTGCTGACCAACTCCACCCCCGTCATGCTCAACCCACCCCTGGACTCAGGACGCGTGGGCCAGAAGTTCTGCCACAACCCAGCCGCCTTCGATGCCGATGGCGATAGCCTTGCCTACCGACTCAGTGTTCCCAAAACGTCCCTAACAACCAGCGGTTGCTCTGGACGAGATATCCCTGTCTATCAGACCCCAACTCGATTTAGTACCGCCAGTGAAGCGGGGGGCACCCCCACCTTTACCATCAATCCCATCACCGGCGAACTCTGCTGGGATGCTCCGGGCCAGATAGGACAGTACAACTTTGCCTTCATCATTGAAGAATGGCGCAACGGCGTGCTCATCGGGGAGATCACCCGCGATATGCAGATCATCGTCACCGATAGCCCCAACAAACGACCCCTCATTGCCCCCATCCCCGACCTATGCGTCGAGGCAGGCACCCTCATCACCCAACCCGTCACGGCCACCGACCCCGATGGGCAACGCGTCATCATCACCGGTTTCGGGGGCGTTTTCAACGTCGGCCAGGATGGACTCGCCCTGGCACCGGGCGAGCTGATCCAGCCCGCCTACGCCCGACTCATCAACGGGGGCATACCCCAGCCCCAGCCCGCCACGGCCACCTTCTCCTGGCAAACCAACTGCAACCAGCTCCGCGACGCCCCCTACGATGTGACCTTCAAGGTCAATGATGTGCCCAACAAACCCACCCCCTCGCTGGTTTCCTTCCAGACCTTCCGCATCCAACTGGTGGGACCTGCCATCAAGAACCTCACCGCACGGCCCACCGCCACGGCCAACGGCCGGGCCATCCAGCTCACCTGGGATGCCTACGCCTGCGGAACGGCGGGCACCACCATCACCATCTACCGAAAAGAAGGCTGTGAGGACAAGCCCCTGGGGCCCTGTGAGACAGGCGTGCCCGCAGGCTACACCAAGATCGCCACCGTGCCCAGCACCGCCACCACCTACACCGACACGACCACCCTCAAACGGGGCGTCTCCTACGCCTACCGGCTGGTGGCCGTCTACCCCGATGTCAATGGGGGCTTCAATGGAGGAGTGAGCCTGGCTTCCAACAAAGCCTGTCTGGAACTACCCCTGCTGGCACCCGTCATCACCCAGGTCACCGTCGATTCGACCAGCGCCACCGGCCAGATCACCGTCCGATGGACTCGTCCCCTGGGCCTCAACCCCGCCGACCTATCCGGTCCCTACCAGTACCGACTCCAGCGAGCCACCGATCTGAACGGCACCAACTTCGTGCCCATCGCGACCATCAACACCACCCTGCTGCCGACAGCCCCCGATACCATTTACGTTGATCGAGGAACACCCACCTCAACCCTCAACACGGCGAACAGTGCCTATCGCTACCGGCTGGAGTTCTACTACACCAACAACGGCACCCTGACCCGGCTCGATGTGACCGATGCGGCCTCCTCCGTTCGACTAGCTGCTGCCCCAGCCAACCGACAGATCGTTCTCTCCTGGCAGGCCAACACCCCCTGGTCTAACGATAACCAGACCCACGACATCTACCGGTCCCGGTCGGGTCCCAATGGACCCTTCAACAAAATCCGGGAAGTACGGGTGAGCACTCCCACCTACACCTTCACCGATGATGGCTCGGACACCTATGTGGTTGATGGCAACACCAGCCGGGTGCTCTCAGCCGACTCTTCCTACTGCTACCGGGTGATGACCCGGGGCCAGTACACCGATACCCAACTGAGCCGACTGGGCATCCTGCAAAACTACAGCCAGATCCTCTGTGCCCAGCCCGGCGACACCACCCGCCCCTGTCCGCCCAACCTGAGTGTCGACTCCTTGAACTGTGCCAGTCTGAGTACCGAAAGCCTCTGTGATCAGACCAGCTTCACCAACAAGCTGACTTGGACACCCGGCTCGGGTCCCACCTGCGATCCCAACATTGCCAGCTACAAGATCTATTATGGCCGCTACCGCACCGACACGCTGGGCGTGCTCAGTAGTGTGGATGCCCCCACCATGAAGTATGATCACAGTGGCTTGTCGACCGTAGCGGGTTGTTACTATGTGACGGCGGTCAGCAAGCGGGGCTTGGAGAGCAGCCCTTCCAACCAGGTGTGTGTGGATGCGTGCCCCAGTTTTGTGTTGCCCAATGTGTTCACCCCCAATGGGGATGGCAAGAATGATGTGTTTGCGCCGTTGCACTGTCCGCGGTTCGTCTCCAGTGTTAGTTTTGTGGTTTACAACCGGTGGGGTGCCAAGCTGTACGAGACGAGTGGAGCGACTCTGGCCTGGGATGGCAGGAGCAGTGATGGGGTGGACCTACCCACGGGCTTGTATTATTACCAGGCCAGTGTGCGTTTTGCCCTGCTGGACAAGAACGCTCTCCCCCAGATCATCAAGGGATGGGTTCAGATCCTGCGGGAAGGCGTATCGGCCAGATAG
- a CDS encoding 6-phosphogluconolactonase, giving the protein MTFHQFPDYATLSQYTAEHIAAIINQKPDALLCLASGDTPIETYHRFVDLVKSDKVDISQCTFVGLDEWVGFGPEDVGSCSYYVFRDLFTPLNLRPEQVHVFDAKADDLAAECAKIDAIIKSKGGLDVLLVGMGMNGHIALNEPGTPFTLGCHVVELAESTKTVGQKYFEKETTLTQGITIGLRHLTEAKEVILLVSGAKKAPVLRDALRGPITEQLPASILQTHANGQVWIDEAAGSLLTGF; this is encoded by the coding sequence ATGACTTTCCACCAATTCCCCGATTATGCGACGCTGTCGCAGTATACTGCCGAGCACATTGCGGCTATTATCAATCAAAAGCCGGATGCGTTGCTGTGTTTAGCATCGGGTGATACGCCCATTGAAACCTATCACCGATTTGTGGATTTGGTAAAATCTGACAAAGTCGATATTAGTCAGTGTACGTTTGTTGGCCTGGACGAATGGGTGGGTTTCGGCCCGGAAGATGTGGGGAGTTGTTCGTATTACGTGTTCCGCGACCTGTTTACCCCTTTGAATCTTCGCCCCGAGCAAGTTCATGTATTCGATGCAAAAGCAGATGACCTGGCAGCTGAGTGCGCCAAAATCGATGCCATTATTAAGTCTAAAGGTGGGCTGGATGTATTGCTGGTGGGTATGGGCATGAATGGCCACATTGCGCTGAATGAACCCGGCACACCGTTTACACTGGGTTGCCATGTAGTTGAATTGGCAGAAAGTACGAAAACCGTTGGCCAGAAGTATTTCGAGAAAGAAACGACCCTGACCCAGGGCATCACCATCGGACTGCGTCACCTGACCGAAGCGAAGGAAGTCATTCTGCTAGTAAGCGGAGCGAAAAAAGCGCCTGTCCTACGCGATGCTTTACGTGGCCCCATAACAGAACAACTGCCAGCCAGTATCCTGCAAACACACGCTAATGGCCAGGTTTGGATCGATGAAGCCGCCGGAAGTTTGCTGACAGGTTTTTGA
- a CDS encoding YebC/PmpR family DNA-binding transcriptional regulator: MGRAFEYRKARKMKRWGQMAKTFTRIGKDIVMAVKSGGPDPDSNGRLRAIIQNAKAANMPKENVDRAIKKASSKDQEDYKEIVYEAYAPHGIALVIETATDNHNRTVANVRSYLNKLGGSLGTQGMLDFMFDRKSVFRIPAEGIDQEELELELIDVGGDDIELDEDTNQYVIYGEFTAFGSIQKFLEEKGYEIKQAEFERIPNDYKELTDEEVADVEKLIERIEEDDDVQTVYHNMK; this comes from the coding sequence ATGGGACGCGCATTTGAATACCGGAAAGCCCGGAAAATGAAACGATGGGGGCAAATGGCCAAGACATTTACCCGCATCGGAAAAGACATCGTGATGGCCGTCAAAAGTGGCGGTCCTGATCCGGATAGCAACGGCCGGCTTCGGGCTATTATCCAGAATGCCAAAGCGGCTAACATGCCGAAGGAAAACGTAGACCGGGCCATCAAAAAAGCCTCGTCGAAGGATCAAGAGGATTACAAAGAAATCGTATACGAAGCCTATGCCCCACACGGCATTGCGCTCGTAATTGAAACCGCTACCGACAACCACAACCGGACGGTTGCCAATGTGCGCAGCTACCTGAACAAACTGGGCGGTAGTCTGGGCACACAAGGCATGCTCGACTTCATGTTCGATCGTAAATCGGTATTCCGGATTCCGGCAGAAGGTATTGACCAGGAAGAGTTAGAACTTGAACTGATCGACGTTGGGGGAGACGACATTGAACTTGACGAGGATACAAACCAGTACGTCATCTATGGCGAGTTCACCGCTTTCGGAAGCATTCAGAAGTTCCTCGAAGAAAAAGGCTACGAAATCAAACAGGCTGAATTTGAGCGTATTCCGAACGATTACAAAGAATTAACCGACGAAGAAGTTGCCGATGTCGAAAAACTCATCGAACGCATCGAAGAGGACGACGACGTTCAGACGGTATATCATAATATGAAATAA